The DNA region ACCAATCAATAATATGTtcatattttgtaaaacgttaaTGATTCACGGATTTTACTATTTAATTTTACGTGATTTGACGTAAAAATAATTTCTCGAATCAATTACCAATCAATAATATGTtcatattttgtaaaacgttaaTGATTCACGGATTTTACTATTTAATTTTACGCAAAACATGCTTCATTTGACGATTGCATGGACAACCGCATGTATTGTGCGATTTTGGAGGAAAAACGTTGGCAGCCACCAACGTTTTACAATTCATATTGTTGCAAAACGTTGGCCAGCCAACGATTTACAATACATATTATTGCAAAACGTTGGCCAGCCAATGTTTTGCAATAATATGAATTGCAAAACGTTGGTTAGCCAACGATTTGCAATTGGCCAACAAAATTACAGCCAACGTTTTCATATTTGGCCAACAAAATTACAGCCAACGTTTTGCAATTCATATTTGGCCAACAAAATTACTCCAACGTTTTCCAGCCAACGTTTTGCAATAATATGAATTGCAAAACGTTGGTCAGCCAACGATTTGCAATTCATATTTGGCCAACAAAATTACACTCCAACTTTTTCCAATTCCATTTTGTTGCAAACTTTACACACATTAAATATGCAGAAACGAGGTGAACCAGAATTGAATAAAAACAGACAGAAATTGGCAAATAAAAATAGTAATTTTTCCCAACTTGAAGTTACCCactatataataaaaatttaatttttacaaTGTCCCTTTTTCCCCCCCGTGCCACACCGAGTTTGACGACGTTCTCGTTTTGATCTACGTTGGTGAACCTCCTCTTGTATCACACCTGTAtcctgtaaatgccataaaaaacATTGATTGTCTAcgtaaaatcggacagcatctcccctgtaacaagGAGTTCCTCCAATACCATATACCAACACAAACAACCAAAGCAACCAAGACAAAACACCACATAACAACTACAAGTCTCAAAAAAATTTGAATTAAAAGCTAACCTGTGGCTCTAAAGTCTGTACATCCGGCACAGGAATGTGTGAGGATCCAACATCAAATGCCATGGGAGACTatgcaaaataaataatattttttacgATTAAAGTAGCCATTACTTTAAACAAGATACAAGCTATTTGAGTGGTTAGAATACTCACATCGGTAAAACTCAGTCTCCTCCCAATTGAAGAGCTCTGTCCAGTGAATGCAGGTAAAGGCCCCTCAGTCATCCCATAAGAGCTGCTTGTCTGACCACTAAACTGTTGGGCCATAACCGCCAGGCTAATAGGCCCAGACGATGCGAATGCCTGAAAAGGCCCCTCACTTCTGATTACCGCTGGTGATTGAACCTCGGGAGCTGACGTCGATGAGCTGGACATAAAATCTATTATTGGGTGATATGCATCATCATCTGCATGCATCGTTGAGCTGGGCAAATCTTGATCAAAACGAACCTCTTCCTCATCAACCAACTGGTGATCCACGGGAGTTCGACCCCGTCTATTACCTGATTGGCGTCCTCTACCACGCGCCGCAGGTCTTGGTACATTAGGACGTTGATGACGAGGCACTTGCATAGTAGGCGGCTCAACATACTCTGCCGGTGGTGTATAATATGGAGCGAAACTCAACATCGTCCCCAGAGAGGCAGCAGCCATGGACTCTGTATTAATGTGGCTAAACATCTCTGCTATTTCCTTCACTTCATTAGACTTGGTTGGATCTTGGATAGTCTGCTGAGCCAACCTGTATGATTCTTGATGTCCTAAAGCCTAAAAAAAAATCGATATTTGATAGTGGTCTAAgacacatataaagacatcaaacatctaatggaatgtaatgtacgtaccagtgcctcatgcctgcctgccatgtgttggtatcctctatccactttatgcgcaggatttcctatgaaagtgcgcgagtgacgtcgataccaacaaaaatactcTGATAGTGACTGTGGATCTTGAGTTTCATACTCGGCCTGAATTAAACTATCTCGACGATTTCCCCACAAAAAGTCTGTTTCTGTAAAATATTCTTGATCCTCCACTTTTATAGCATACCGCTTGTCACGTTTGTAATGAAAAGGATCAATCTCTGCACATGGACCCGGAATATGTTGCTTCCTACCAAACTGTCTGAGAACGCGGTCTACCATGTGCCACTCTCGATAGATCCCACAAATAAGGGGAACTTTCGCCATCCAAATATCTCGGCCACGCAGACACCACTCAGGGAGTCTGTTGATGATGACCTCTGAATAAGGCTGCCACACAAACTACGATAGAAAGAACATAAATTACACATAAGCATAACTATTCAATCAAAACgccattaacaaccataattatgataaaatacctgGCCATCTATTGGGTTGTccaatacatccctacatatggGTAAAACATCACGTGCCTCATTTTCGTGGGATTTACGATGAGTCCACCTTCGTGCAAGAGCCGTGTGTGGCGGAAGAGCCCTGCATGGTGGCTGCATCGGTATAATgcgctcccaagcccaaacctatattaaaaaataaaaataaatacataaaaaccttataactatcaaataggacaaccaaataaaattatataattttaaaggtcacgtacctgcaataaggaaatgaatccacacacatcATTCGCTTTCCTCAACGAAGCACGGCATAAACAAGTATATAAATATGACAATGCAGCCGCTCCCCAAGCTTGTTCATTCATTGCTGTAAGGTCACGCATGTCAAGCAAATAATCTAAATTCAGTAAGTCACCGGACTTATCCGGAAATATCGTGCCGGCACAAAGccatagcaagtacaacctaacccgctgttgcacatcaatttctggggtctgatctgtaataacatctaagcctctaatatattcaattaatttatgtacttctaacctactaacaccattaaaacaatccaGACCGGGTGCCCAACCAGTAAGCTCATGGATCAATTGTTGCCACCCACCAATATCGATATATCtagcattaagattattcaagggataaccatcaacaaccaagccaaacatgacctcgatatcttgtaatgtgatggtcgcctcacctgtacgcagatgaaaggtgtgcgtctcaggacgccatctctctataagtgcagtgatgactgcccaatcatatgatacacatcctacctctattactcccctaaatccacacaggccaaagtagtcaaggat from Lycium barbarum isolate Lr01 chromosome 10, ASM1917538v2, whole genome shotgun sequence includes:
- the LOC132616108 gene encoding uncharacterized protein LOC132616108 encodes the protein MHADDDAYHPIIDFMSSSSTSAPEVQSPAVIRSEGPFQAFASSGPISLAVMAQQFSGQTSSSYGMTEGPLPAFTGQSSSIGRRLSFTDSPMAFDVGSSHIPVPDVQTLEPQDTGVIQEEVHQRRSKRERRQTRCGTGGKKGHCKN